The Miscanthus floridulus cultivar M001 chromosome 6, ASM1932011v1, whole genome shotgun sequence genomic interval TGCTGTCTCCCCCTGGTTCCGCCACTGCTTTTTAGTCCACACTCTAAGTCACAACTAGCTCACTAGTTGGTAAAGACAAGCTAAATTAAACTAATAGATATTAGTCTAATTGACATGTTAGTGGTCCTTTAGTTTGTTCTTGGAGATCAAATTACTGTAGAAATATCCTTGAAATCAAATGCAAATGATGCTTTACACCCCTTAGTATATGTCATAAACCATTACGGGCTATATgcctatggccccgttcgctggtctgaaacttggctgaaacttactgaaaaatactgttccggctgaattgttgtgagagaaaaacactgttccagctgaaaaaagaagccgaacaagccatttttaagacaagcgaacggagccTATATCATAAGACAACCTTGGCAGTTTCAAACGTGTCAATAGTCATATATCGTACCTATGTCCTGCGATTTTCCTTTTTATATACTACATATGTGGCCATTGGACAAAAATCTAACTCCCAGTGATATATCATGTATTCATGTTAAAACAACAAACAACGCTATTGAGGATGGAAATGATAAATGGGCAAATTGGTGCACTGCGCCCAGAGGCGGATCTATGTCGGGTAAAAACGGTTATGACCAAATTTTCATTGTATACACACAGCTCTATGCTAAAAATCTATACACTCACATGGCAAGCACACCTCCTTGCACTTGATCTAGTTCCACCCCTAACTGCACCCCAATGCATAGTACTCATGTGTTCCTTTCGCTGAAATTGGGCGTGCACTTGTTTTAACATGGCAGTTCTAATGGTTTGGGAAAAATTCCAGTAAAATACGGATAGGAACTTTATAACACAAGTACTTGGCATTACCGTATTTGCTAGAGGAGATCTGAAAACAGTCGTTCCTAGAACTAGAACAGTGATTTTAGTGTTAGTATAGCTGTTCCTTAATTTGTTCTTGGAGATTAAATTCCATTTGAAACATACTTGGAGAGATGACACTCAGAAACAGAGCAAGGAAAATTTTTCCTCTGTAAATCCTGGTTTTTAGCCTGATTCCTCCTTTTGCCACTCTGTACTCTCTCCAGTTCCGTTTCATTTCAGCAGAAATGTCAAAATCCTGTTTGCCAAAGGTTCTGGTACGATTGCTACTTTAATTTCATCTCCCTATGGAAAATAATAATTGAAACAAAAAACCTACAAGAACCACCGGACAGTCAAACATGGAACAGAGAACAAGCTGTCGTGCAGCTGTATTTATTCGATCACGCTCACGCCCACACGAGGATCGCGGCGGCCGCGCTCATCAGCAGCAGCGGCACCGCTGCCAGATTGTTGACGGACCGGCGGGCGCCGTCGTCCCCGCGGCCGTAGAAGTACCCGTCGCCATAGTTGCCGTCGGCTCCAACTCCGATGCGCTGCAGCACGTCGAAGTCGCCCCGGAGGCCCGAGTGGCCGCACCCGCGGTCGAGCGCGAAGCGGACGTCGGCGGCGGAGGCGCCGTTGTAGAAGCGGAAGTTGGCCATGATGCCGTCGACGCAGCGGAGCACGAGCTCCGTCTCCGCCAGGCACGGCCCGCCGCAGAAGGCGTCGGCCGACCCCGGCGGCACGTCCAGCGCGCCCTCAGGGACCAGCCGGAACGAGCCCTGGCACCCGCTGTAGATCTTTGCACGCAGTTTGGCAAGAACGACGTTCAGTGTGCACGCCATATGATCATTATTACAAGAGTGAAAGCTCAAATCTAATAAGAGACGAGTACAAGTGGGAGATGATCGATCTGTCATATATATACTCCTATATACACACTTACGTAGCGATCGTTGAAGCAGAATAGGGCTCTTCCGACGATATCCACCGTGTCTGTCTTCTGGCCATGgaacgctgctgctgctgctcctcctccagcaTCTACATGAGTTCCGCACGTACAAATGATGAACAAATGAACAGTGACGGCGCACGTGCGTACCAGACACAGCGATGTAGTGATATgatgcagatgcagatgcagatgcagaGATGCAGTGCTCCGTGTGCCTGTGTGCCGGCATGCACGCAGGTCGACTagtagaaagaaagaaaaaaacaaacaagTAGAAGAAAACAAAAGAGAAGATCGAGAGCATGACGAAGAAACGGGGACCTGAGCTGCAGCAAGCAGGCATCATCATGATCAGGAAGCAGCAGGAGATGCGCGCCACTGCCACGATCGGAAATGGCGGCCTGCTGCAAACGGACGACATAGTTCCTGACAAACTCGATCTCTGTCAAGCTATCGACGACGTCGTCGGCGCCGTATGTACGAGGAAGAACTACTTTAATACAGCAAGAGCGATGAGGTATATATGGAAGCTTGCTTGCAGCAGCGGCCCGGTCGACGATGCGTGAATGCATATGCGTGATCGTTTCCTCAACGACCTGCTAAGTGCTAAGCCTCCGCTCCGGTTGGGCGTTCGTTTTCGTTTTCTTAGGCAGGCCAACTAACCTGACCTGACTAGAGCGCATGAGAGGTACAAGCAGGCTCCTCACGAGGAATCCAGGACCATCTTTTTTTTTGACAAACAATCCAAGACCATCTTTTGTTTCTCGCTGCCTTCTCCCCACGTCCCTTTCGCTAGCTGCAACGATATAAAGGTCGTTCTTGACACAGATTGATTGGATCATTGGATCATCTctcttttttattctttttcttttctgtttattCTCCCTGAAATAATAACATGTTGCTTCGTCGGTCCCGATTGATTTTGTGCATGTGTTGTTTTTATTTCAGCTAGTGGATAGCTTGTTAGATGGGCGGTGAGGTTAGGGTCTGGTGGCTCGAGAGGAACCTACCCATGGCCATGCACGCCTGACTGCCTCCACGTTCGTTTTCTCGGGGGTAGAAACCAGAAAGGGACGGAAGCCAAGATGTATGTATCCCCGGCCAGGTTCACTAGAGCACGGAAGTATAGCTAGTAAGCATCGGTCAGTCAGTGGCTCACACAAACGAGATTCACCGTCCGCTGGGCTAACTACGACAATCTCACCATAGTTGGCCAGTGTTTTTCTTAATTAGCCCGTGGTCCTCTGGTGTTTCTTCGACCAAGCGTGCATATACAGCAACACATGCAACGGTGGATCGATGGCCACTGGCAGTCATCAGAACCCAGAAGATACGACACGCACGGCTCCACTAATTAATCAGCTAACGGCGGTCAATTCTACAGCACTTCGCGACtttcctttttaaaaaaaatatttgtttcCACAACTTTCTTTTCATAGAAAGTTACAAAATTATACATACAAACTTTTACGCATAATATTTTATGAGACATAACTTATCAACATAACTTAGTCAATATATTTTTAATAATAAATATAGACAACTTATCATGATAACTTTTCTATATAACTTTTAAAGCCTAACTTTTGTTTATAACTACCGACGGGCAAACTTATCCATAACAATTTCTCAATATgtttataattttttatttttgaaaagttACAAAGTTATGCGCACAAATTATTTGCATAACTTTTTACAGAATAACTTATCATGACAATTTGCCATCgtattttttttacttttctcTCTTAGGAATAATAATTTTTAGAAAATTTTACTTTTAGAAAATCACAAAGCTATGCTCACAACTTATGTGCATAAATTTTCACGTGACAAATTATCACCATTACTTCTTATCGTAACTTTTGTAGTTTTATGGTCATAAGATTCAATTAGATCGGAAGAAGAGGAAAagtgaaaagagagagagagaaaatgttGAAAAAATAGATAGTAACGTATAAAAAAAGTAAAGAAAAAATAGCAGCACGCTCGCCTGTCCGTGACTCTTGCCCGGACGCGGCTCCAtaggagcaggccctatctctctcataaacaaaaaaaaaaacaaatccccACTCCCCGTATGCTTATCTGCTTGACCCCGAAACAGCGTGGCCGCTCATCCGCCCGCCCTCTTCCCCCACCACGCGCTCGTCGGGCTACCCACGTCGTGCCCCATCATCGGCCACGCCACGTGCCCTCGCTCCCTGCGTCGCTCATCTGCGCTCCAGTCACCTGCGTCACTCGCTCCCTCATTGTGCGTCCGTCGCCCATTGCCGTCAGGCATGCCactgaccccgccatggccgctagGGCGCACGTGCCATGGCGCCTCAGGTCTTCCCCGACcaagccaagggcacccacgagcgtaacgggtgctggtggtgctcgccgcTGGATCCTACCTCCATGGCTAGGATCAATcggttgtagggtcgagatgacggactagaggggggtgaattgttttttataaaattaatcacgtcgactAACTGAAACAAATACAGAATTAAAACTAACGGcgtagccaagactacacccctctatcttaggtctctagcacctaacaaagatattaattaagcaactaaggtgtcggACTAACTAGAGCTcatctaaccaattctagaagaaagatcacacaaacctatgcaactagtacttcacgcacgggggagctcctacacaactagtataCAAAAGtacaaagcctaagctcactagcaagctCAATAGCAAGGCAactaatgctaaattagagagcgcaaattacttagttacacaaactaaacaaaGTGACTAATAaagttactcaaaccaaattagccacataaGGGAGCTAATTTAGTATTAGCTCCCAAAAGATACGACACGCACGACTCCACTAATCAGCCAACGCCTGTCAATCCTGCAGTACTTCGTgactttcttttttttaaaaatatttgttTCCACACTTTCTTTTCCTAGAAAGATTTAAAATTATACACATAACTTTTACACATACTCCGTAATATTTTATGAAACATAACTTATTAGCATAACTTAGTCAATATATTTTTAATAATATTATATAGACAACTTATCATGCTATCTTTTCTACGTAACTTTTGAAGCCCAATTTTTGTTCATAACTATCAGCAGGCAAACTTATCCATAACAATTTCTCAATATtttcatgacttttatttttggaaagTTACAAATTTAACGACAAATTTAACGCACAAATTATGTGTATAACTTTTAATGTAACTTTTGAAGTCCAATTTTTGTTCATAACTATCGACAGACAAACTTATCCATAACAATTTCTCAATATTTTCGTGATTTTTTATTTTTGGAAAGTTACTAAGTTATCGCACAAATTATGTGTATAACTTTTAACAGAACAACTTATCACCACAATTTGCCATCATATTTTTTTTGACTTTTcttcaaattttttttttggaaaattacAAAGCTATGCTCAAAACCTATGTGCATAACTTTTTACGTGACAAATTATCACCATAACTTTTTATCATAACTTTTGCGGTTTTGTGGTCTTATGACTCAATTAGAATGGAAGAAGAGAAAAAgtgaaaagagagagaaaattttGAAAAAGATATGGTACATGACATCATATTATACGTCTACAACCAGTGTATGAATACATATGCGATCATCTAAAATAGGTAGTAttccctccgtccacaaaagaatgcaattcttgcTTTTCGAGTAGTCAAAcagtttaaactttgactaaatttatataaaaactactaacattcatgatacaaaataagtatcattaaattagttacaaaatatattttcataataaatttatttggggacataaatgctaatattatttactataaaccTGGTTAAACATGAGCTAGTTTGACTGATACGGTACGATTTCCACaattgcattcttttatttccGGAGGGAGTAacgtataaaaaataaaaaaaagtaaagagaaaataaaaaataaaaaaataaaaaggagaAAGACGAACGCATCTGCTTCTAGATAGAACGCCAAACAGAAACATGCCGGTTGCTGTTTTTGGGTCCACGCGCTTAGAGACGGAGCGGCGCGCAATCGGACGTCGGTCATCCACCAAATTGGATTGGGCGACACGCGGGTGCCGGAAACAGGACGAAGAAAAAAACCGAAGCCCTATCTGGGTGGGCCGAATCTCAGCCCACCATGTCTACTGTTATCGAACTTAAATACAATACGGCCCAGATCCAGCCCACCCGTCCCCGATGCTTCTAGTGGGATTGAGCCCAGCTGCATGGCGCGCGAGCGCGGCACGTGTGCGTCCGCGCACGCGGTCTCATCCGCTGACGTGCTGCCAGCCGAACGTCCCCGCCGGGCATCGCTGCCTGGCTCATCCACCGGACGTCCACGCCACGAAAGCAACGGTGGGATCTTCTGCGCCTGGCTCCTGGTCCTGGAACGGACGCGCGCGCGTCGCTGCCGACCTGCAGTGTCGCCTCACACACGCTGTGACGCTGGCCTGGCATGGTGACATGGCCGCGCTAGTTTAAGCCAACGGTGCGTCTGCCTTTCTGATGCGGTTGACAGCCAGCGGTTAGCGTTAAGCCTTGGAAGGCAGCACTACTACAGCTCAACTGCCGTCACGCCATTGTAATACCAGACAGACAGAGATGTCCTGATGCACGTAATCAGACCTTGTAATCTCCACTCTTTCATTTTTTTTCAAGCATGTTAAATCCAGGTGAAGGCTCCAAGGTGGCTTTGCGATTATTGTTCTATATCTCCTGTACAGTTTGACCGCTGGTTGTGTACACACAATCTCGCAAGTCGCATACTCCCTTTGTCTGGAAATAAGTGTTGTTCTTTTTTTAAGAGCCAAATACTTTTAATTTTAAAGATACAAATATTGTTTATATTTTCTACAAAACTAGTTAGTTTTAAGAAAGCTCAGAGAATAAGATAAAAATACAACAATCAGCTGGAAGAGGCATCCCAATTCCCAATCCGCAGCGAAAAGCACCGCAACAAGCGGACATATCAAATACCAAAGGAAAAATTGGTTCTATAGCACCGAAAGAACTCCACTTCcgtaaaataccattgaaagacGTTCGTCACGTAAAATACCACTCAAAGACAACACCGTTACCTCTATCTAGCATTCCGTCACGGTGGGATAGCAACGTCATGAAATCCACCTCCAAACGCCTGAAAGATGTTGGGTCCTGGTCCTCCCCTGTTCAATGTGGAGCGCCAGCACCAGCTCATGCTCCTCCTCGCTGCCCGACTACGGATGCTAGGGCGGAATTCCAAAGTAGTCGCCGGGTCGCACAAGGTGGCCATCGAGGAGTGCGGGCAAGCTGGTTACAAGCGAGACACGGTGTGGCGAGTGCGGAGTGGCAGTGACAGCGATGACCTACTAGCTCGCCGGCCGACATGGGTAAGGACAGACTCCGGAGGAGGCGGCCAAGGCCAGAGATTTGGCGCCACAGCGCTGCCGTCGTTTGCTGGTGTTCATGCACGCGGACCCGGTGCTCATGGTGGTTGGGCCTAGTGGGCGCAATAAGCGACGGCATGTCCACGTCCGTATGCTCTTTATCACCGCCGCATCTCCAACTTCCTCTCCTCTCCTGCTTCTCGACTAACAAAACACGCAGAATCTTGTCTTCTTGGTGCTCGGTGTAACACCCATTTTACTAAAacacatcatgagcatcatgtttatgtgttagtgcatgtgataaagtggtgtcgatcaatttcttgtaacctaaaacgactaataaaaatgttaacgaaagttgattcaatagctcatgtatatcaagtaggatttaaaactaatttttattaaacaaatgatataaacatatatgtgcgcttaaataaagtttggaatttgaactttgtagatgacagtgaaatacttgctgttaaaaaatgatattactaactaatatttctactagcctaggaattgcaaattgaaatcaagttcagcttaaaaacttagaaaatttttaagTTTGTCGATAGCTAGtcttgctatgtttagcaaattattttgagagattgggttaagaggTGGTGTCGTGTTCTAGCTCGGATTGGTAGCCTAATAGGCCCTCTTAGCATAGTGAAGGCGATTTAGTGTCAACCTCGACCGTTTAGTTGTTATTGATGcattaaaattcgtgcacgacatGTTCTCAGGCTGGCTCGCcgggtggacgcggtcaccagGCTCAGGCTCGGCGTCACCCCCACCCACCGCGCTGGTCGCGAAGCATAGCTCTCTCCCCTGCTTTTGCCTTGTTTCTTGTCTTCTCTCGCCTGGCTCCGGCCCTTCCACCGGCCTCTACCCCTGGCCCCCCCTTTCGATTCCGCCTTCTTCTGCTTAGCCGATCTTTTCCCCCCCCAGCCGCGATTTAGCCACTGTCAGCGCCATCACCTCGCCGTCGCGTCCGCACTGCTGCCCTGCCTCAAGTTGCCGCTACCGATGCAACTGCGATGCTGTGCTGCGCTGCGCTCGCCTTGTCCTCGCACGCACGTGGGTTGTCCCGGCTGCCTCGCCTTAAAGGCACTGCGGTCGTGCATGCCACGCCCCCACCTACCTCCACGTGCGCGCACATGGTCTGGCCGCGTTATCACATAGCGGGTGAGTAGACGTCACCTCGGGTCCGGTCGGTCGCATTGCTTGCCAAGGCGAGGATTAGCCGAGCCAGACCTTCCCCTTCCCGCTCTACCACTGTGACCGGCCGCCCCTCTCGCTTAATGTAGCATGGGTGAGTTACCATCCGCTCGTATTCATCAGTTCCCTAGAGTCTCTATTGTAAGCCACTTCAACCCCCGACCACCCACCTAGCTTTGAGCGAGCACGACCAAGCCTCCTAATTTGGAGTTTTTTCCCGgccgccgtgccgataaggccgcgtTTGGCCATGGATGTGGACAGCCCTCCTACCGTCCATCCCaaaccaattcacctgcaccactaccGTAGCCTTGACTCCTTTCGTCACCCTTGTTGCGCCTTAGCCGAACCGCTACCCCCGCCTCCCCGTTGTTGCTGATGCGACCGTGCCGCCCCGGTGTGTGCCACTGCACGgctcggccgcacgtggccagccctcctacgccatcctccaccccaaccatcACCTCGTCTAGGTCCATGATAGTCTATTGGTTGCTccctcgctagccagttaggttcttaggtgctctagatCGCTGGGGCAGCTGTGCTGCCATCGTGGATGCCACACGCTGCTACAGCCTTCCCCAGTCAGTCGTGTCACCCCGCCCACCGCTTAGCATAGCCGCTCAGGTCGGAGATGGTGACCAGCCCGTTAGGTGGTCGGTCGTAGGTCTTTGGTGGCCAGCGTAGCCGTGCTGTGTCACTGGCCGATAACATGAGGAGCATCTATATACATGGAATGATAACAGATTGTAATTCTTTTCTTGTAAAATATTTTTCAGTGAAAGTTATAAATAACTCTATGTCCGCAtcgtaaggaaatcctcgctgagcccactaagAGATTTCCACATACAAGTGTCAGCCCTAGCattcacctatcacctgcaacagggggaataaaaccctaagtactcgattgtactcagcaagacttacccgacaggagaaaaataaaagtctctaaggatatacaaggctatttggcttgtggatTATTGTATTACAGGAAGTATTATTAAACatacgtccttatattcaattttattagaagccatcattagttcattaactaatcattctatgtaagaacctatgctactttcaagcaggtggtaagcaatcagaatcattttaccatctttcatgtttaagttcttactatggtgctagatcatagctaAGTCATACCGTATCACATGACGGTTCACGAACAATGTatctcagctgggtaccccaaaacacacgctctacttgtaccctaggcacaagcaaggccaacccaccactctcctatcaaggggtccaggtccccgtccaaacttggactccaagcccccactcctgagtcccggactcagtgtggtgcttagacatccaccatccccacctccaatcagtcggtccgaaaagggccaaaacccacgacaagagagcaacgagccttcccgctcccataagcaagtatgtgctcatgataataagtctgtgacctgattaGAATCCACTACAACGGACTGTCCTCAATTGATATAGGCGGGACAAATGCAACCAGAGTCTCGCTCGTTtacctaaccaagtccaaatccataTCCAAAGTATGGTcccgcccggtcttcaattattatccatatatattccatgtgatagtaacatgataatagtaataataatatatttcctatctctcgtgagtgacaggcaatcactcgacttctaccggagtcctgtagcatagcaatccacacgatcctgtcatactagcaagactaataggataagaatatatatatgcaagtgggtttcattcaactccttaaaacttaatgcacaagcataaaattaagtgcagaataataggggttatgcaccggggcttgcctgtgtaaaatataaccaagttagcttttcatcatggtcgcatgatcatcaagtcaccatctgcttcTGCTACTCCATACGACTCCACAatccaacatcgctcctatcatgaaatacgtggatgcaacgcagggacgtaaataatcaacgacaatcgcaactctaaaatacgattacgtctCGTAAGCTAAcgggctagctctaatgactaacatactaagctacgtatccatgttgtcgggcGAGGCATTACTTCCCAATAAGTATTTTAGCTACAAAATCTtcagatatatccttaatttattttattaatttaATATATTTTCAAACCAGGGCTTAATAGGtattctagcaaactaattatatTGTAAAGCTACTGTAAATTTTTCAAAGCTAACACTATCattattttgccacaaaaattacTATTAAACATTTAAAGCATCCATGAAATATTTTAGAACCATGTGAACCAAGTacactagcaggtagatcatgattttagaagctgaacaaaattagtttcacaatttttggattcctacaaaattttatattaaATTCGCAAGTTTGCTTAGAAGCTAAATTAGGAATTGTCTTAGAATTGAAAAGGCCGGCGGTAACCGGATCTGGCTCGACAGCCCAATACAGCCTACATAGAACATGGGCGTGCGCAGCAGGCCGGCCTAACCATGGCCCAAGGCGGGGAGTCCGCGTGCGCACCGATGGTTTTACAGAAGAGTCCCTAATCTATCCATTTATTACACAACACTATGCGCACTATTGCAACAGAGACACATTTCACAGAAAGGCCCCTGATCTACCCTGTCTTTACCATGGGATGGTCCTCGGTGGCCTACGCACGATGGCACGACTCCGACCGACATAGCGCGCGTACACCGACCAACGGAGTGAAACACCAGCCCCACAAGCGAGCTAACGAGCGTCGCGGAGCCAAGACAAAACCCTAGGCGGTGATTAGGCATTAAACGATGACTTCTATCGCACTGCACATGACAGCGAACCAACCACCATGGTGGTGAGGCTTTTCCCAACGAGCTAGAGCGATGACAAGGACAACAAAAAGGGTGGGAGCAATAGGAGATTACCACGCGTCTAGCTGAGGTGATGGTTGAAGCGGAGGTGGCCCGAGCAGGTCCGACCACGTGCACGTGCACCCTGCGGTGGTGCTCTGAGCACGGCACTAATGTGCTA includes:
- the LOC136458008 gene encoding uncharacterized protein, producing MSSVCSRPPFPIVAVARISCCFLIMMMPACCSSDAGGGAAAAAFHGQKTDTVDIVGRALFCFNDRYIYSGCQGSFRLVPEGALDVPPGSADAFCGGPCLAETELVLRCVDGIMANFRFYNGASAADVRFALDRGCGHSGLRGDFDVLQRIGVGADGNYGDGYFYGRGDDGARRSVNNLAAVPLLLMSAAAAILVWA